acatcgaactttctccaagatagttcgattcatgcgttctgccaccccattctcattgtggtgtatcccgaacaaaggaagtgtcgcacaatgccctcatcttggcatacttgtagaaatggatcgTTTTTATACTCAAGTACCATTATCgatcgaagtcgtttgacctttcgaccgatcgagtctccaccatcttcttccatttcgaaatgcatccaaaacttcactttttcttttattagatacacccatacttttcttgaataatcatcaacaaaagtaacaaaatagtgcatacctcccaaagaagctactttggtaggtccccacaTCATCCTTGTGAACGTAGTCCGAATTCCTTTCATATTGTGAATTGTCggaccaaattttaccctcttcGCTTGCCCGAACACAATGTTCGAGAATTCCattttgcaagaatttgcacctttcaacaagccttgcttcgccaatatctgcaaagctttttcaccaaagatgtcccaatcgcatatgccataatctggtagcctctgaatctacatTTTTGTAGAAAttgttgatgttgatccaataactgtacttccatttaaaagtacaagttatttcttcttgtgcctttcatcaccgtcaattgcccactactacttttagtaatccatctctcaaagtgattgtgagccctttagattctaaggcccctaatgagatgagatttttcttcaggctaggtacgtagcgaacatctgtcaagacttggattgagccgtcgtgattcttcaattggactgtacccactcccattgtcttacaagcactatcattgcccataagaacaattccaccttctagctctttaagactagaaaaccagtccttattaggacacatatggtaagtacatcctgaatccaaaatccactcatccgtttgacatgccattgccatgccaaccaagctaaagtctgactcctcatcatgctccgctacacatgcattagaaatagccttgcccttttgtagcttaggacaattctttttccaatgccctttttcacggcaaaaggcacattcatctttagcGGGTCTCCCTTTGGACTTTCCCCTTCTACCAGATTTGTCTTTGTGTGAACGACCTCTTCTTCGTTAAGACTTCGCGGTTGTATCtctgtgatctcttttatctttctttcgagtctcgatctatacaacgcactactgatcgcatcaaatgtgatcgtgtccttcccatgaagcaatgtggtggtaagatgatcatattcatcggaaggaattcaacaacaataatgccttgtcttcatcttcaaatttctcatccaaatttagcaagtctgctaaaattttattgaatgagttcacatggtcattcatcgacataccggtgcatacgtgaatcgataaagtttctttttcatataaagcctattttcaagacttttcgttagaaacttttcttccagtgtATCCCATAACTTCTTCACGATGTCTCCCTCATGACAGAGTACTTCGCTCTTTAgccaaacataggcggattgtaccacacgcttgtctattgatcttggccctccttgtcatccatcttgtcgGGTTTTTCTTCAAGGGCGATATCTAGTCATTCTTGACATAAGACATCcaggatctcacattgccacataccaaaattattggtaccgtcaaatttctctacttcaaattttgcatttgtcacGATGAGTCCTTGCGATGACGATCTTTTCTACCattttctcctcaatcccaactcATCAGATACGTGAACAGATCAGTATTCGTAAATAGTGCCGTATACTTGAATAGTCTTCTGTACGTGAATAGTCTTGTATACGTGAATAGTACCGTAAACGGTCGTATTCCCCAAGTACGAATCTGCTCTGGTACCAATTGTTGCGGagagcgtgtgaaagagtaaaattattgtcttgaaaaatcacaccaagttcaattccggaaagagaggtagatcacgaagatcacttaaataccaagtctttcctagcgaatatcctctatcgtaatttaatagcacaataaatcactacaatcacattcacaaaatatgcaaaacaaataataaagaacacgaattttaacgaggttcaaagaaattttgcctacgtcctcgggcactaccaaatatatttcactccaaaaattacaagtgaaatttacaaatagagagagagaataatgccttgaGTAGAGAATGGtaattatgggatgaagaaagtaagaaatggttaggcctatttatagttgaggttcaaggatcaacttgcaatgtccctatacaattagggaccaaaattgcaattatcccatgctaacttttaacccaacttgccaaccaatattactttctactttcggtgcccaccccatttgacttttcaaagaatgGTAGGTTccaataactttttcaattaaaatagCTTTGGAGGTATTcagaaaaatttataaatttaaggtGAAATTCTACAAATGTTTTTCATGGACCAAGAAGTGTTAGTAGCTAGAAGATCACTCAAACTAATTTGTTTCTTTAGAGACAAGCATTACTATAGTAAGAAGCTAAAATAAACTACAACAATATAAAAAGAAAGTTTTAACAGAAACAAGGCTATTACATCTGAAAACCAATCATAAACAGCTCTTAAACCAATCATAAGCCAATCTTAAACAACACTTTTGCTTTAGTTCTTTCATATTTCTCACAAAGAACAGAGGTTGACGAGATATCTCACTCTGTTATTCCTCAAGTATGGGGTTGTGGAGGTGACTATGAGTTCTGATGTGTTCCTACCCGCTATTAAGGGTAAATCAGGAGTTGCATTGAAAATCTGACTAAGTTTCGTTTGACACCAATTAAATTGGTTGATGGCTCAATtgacataaataatatatatacactcTATGATTAAGTTTGCTTTTGCTAGCACTGAACTTAGTGGTTATTGTTTAAAGTCCCGCTTCACTATTTAAAACAACTGTTGATGGAAATTAGATAAAAATGAATGAAACAATAACCAGGAATTGTTTACCTTTGAGGTGGTTGTCACCAAGATACAAACTGTCGAGCAAAGTCAAATTTCCAATATCTGTAGGTATACTTCCCTCCAAGGAGTTTTTATACAATGATAAAAACTTCAGCTCTTTGCACTTGAATAAACTATTTGGAATTCTACCGGAAATTTGATTCCCAGCCAAGGTCAACCTTTCTAGTTTTGACAAATTGCCTAGAGTAGATGGGATAACACCAATGAAGTTGTTAAGGTACAGAGACAATCTTTGAAGTTTAGTTAAGCAACCAAACCATGATGGGATTTCTCCATTGAAGCTATTGTTACCAAAGTCCAAATATTTCATCTGACGCAAATTAGTTAACTCAATGGGTAAAGAGCCATGGAAACTATTTTGATGAATGTCGAGCCAAGCAAGGAAAGATAGATTTCCCAATTGAGAAGAAATGGTGCCTGTGAGATCCATGCTTGACAAATTCAGAGCAGTGACTCTGTGGGGCCTAGAACCACATGTGACTCCAATCCAGTTGCAAACGGAGGTAGAAGTAGACCAATTGGTTGCCAAGAAATTGTGAGGATCATGAGTTATATGAGATTTTAGTGCTAGAAGAGCAGATTGATCAACGGTGAAGCTAGAATATTTTGCAGACAAAATAACCTCAAAGGTTGCAAATAGCAGCCCAAACATAAACGGAGGGAGGAAGCTTGGTTTTGCCATAAGGTTGGATATGGGTGTAAGGCGCATCATAAAGAGAGAAACAACTGAGTTTAATAATTTCCTAATGTTAGTTCAGTATCCTTTAATTACTTTGATTCGAAGGATTTAAGTAAGGCATCCATTGACTCATAATTTGAGTATGAAATACGTACAATCTTGTGGTCCAACCATGTTATAGGGGAAAAAAGGAAAGCCTAAAATAGAAGACTTGGTCTCAAGTTGAAGAGTAGCACTAATAATTCAATCACATTAAAAAAGATCATGGTTTGGATATATAAACCAAATCCAAACTCGCAATTATACCTACATATATGAAGGATTCAATTGAAGACAAGTATAACttgttaaaatataaaatttcatcattggTTTTGATTCTGTGGTGGTCTATTGTATGTATCAGTTGGGGGTgggtattctttatttttattttcatatattggCGAGAAGCTCATATCCCTCGTGATTGAACAAAAAAATTGGAATATTTTCTCAGTCCTGCCCTCTATTattatggattcttcttttataagCATTTTTCATAGCTCCATGCATTTAGGAACATGCCTGCAACTATAAACCAGAACATATCAGACTTGTGCCTATGCTTTGAAAAGTTCACTGTTACTTCTGTCATGGTTTGATAGAGATCCTCAACTTAATTCACAGTTGCTCCCAAGTTCTTTCAATTAACCACTTTTTCCAACATCTAATTTGAAAATCAAGCACCACTGACAATTAAGGTTTATGATCTTCTTTGTTTTTGTGTGAAACTCGTTCGCTTTTGTCATTCATGAACAACTTTCCTAAGTTTTTAATTAATCATAATATCAAATTCTTAAACTAATTTAGTTAATTTGCTCTGAGATGCATGCATTTAAGAACATGCCTGCAAATAAAATATATGGATATGATGATATAATGTTATTTCAAATtagttaaataaatttataattatttgtgATTTTATATCCAAATTGAATCTTTTAATTTATTAGAAAGACAAAATTTTACATAGGATCATTCGTGCAAATAAAAGATGGCAGCTGACtattcttttaataaaaacactTTTTCTTTGGTGGTGTGCGAAAAAGACATGCTTGTCGAATAATGAATTGTGTAAGTCAAGGTTTTTGTAATTTGTACAAATGCGTGGATTGAATGAATAGCGACAAGGAATCTTAAGCCCTCTCTCTTTCTATATTTTTAAACATAGAGTtcaacattttaattttaaaaatagcatACTATTTTTAGATTATATGATaattaactttaattaattaattaaattaagttttatttatactttaattaaCTATTACATCAATTGTTTACATATACTCATAACTGctgttatattattataatatatcaacttcacaattaggtccattttaatatttacatcttTTTGGTTCACTTTGGTAATTGAACTTGATAGTTAAGTCTATTTTGATCATTAAACTCGATAAAACATAAAAGATTGGTAACATAATACtttaaaattatgaataaaaGTACCAATGGAGGCCGTTGTGCTAGTACTCAGAGTGCATATTTGCCTTATCTACTTaaaaaataggcaaattagtTCCTATTCGTTAGTTAAAAGAGCATAATTGTCTTTTCTATGAAATTTTATAtccatttatattattaaaaagttGCATAGCTAACGTAATAACTAGATAGTGATACATAACATACCATATGGACATCATGTTGACGTACATGAATCAATTTTTAATTACTAAAATTTTTTATTACCAAAATAGACTTAATTGTCAAGTTTAATGACTAAAATTTATATTAACCcttaaaataacctatacattAGTAGTGTTCTTTTTCAAATCAATATGAACCGAACCGTTATCACCAAAACCGAATGCAATGAACAAAATTGATGGGTTTTAAAAGCTTTGTGAAATTAATGAATGGGTTTTGCAAAATATATTGATGGACCTTCACAGCTTTGAGGGGAAAAAGACAGAAAAGAGTGGAGAAGAGAAAAAGAATTTTAAAGacccaaaataataaattaattttttaatctaCGTTATATTACAACACACACAAAAAGATCACCTCATTTTCCTGTTAATTTTATTAACAAATTTGACAAAATTTGTGTagtgtttattatttaaagtttttCTTGCAACCCAAGTTCAAGATTATCACAAATTCCAATTCGCAATTGGAAAATGATGTTTTCtcttttcatttttaaatataataaaggcGAAATTAACGGAAGGGAAAACTCTCTCCTTGGTTTAAAAGTCCAGATATCAATTACAAGGCATCAAAAACAAAAGACAAGTATTGGGGGCCAGCAGATGATAGTGAGTGACACTGTTTGATTTAGTCTAATGATTCCTACATGTTTGATTGAAACTATTTTGTAATGTCTGGCTAAATAAATATTGAGAGGAAAAGACttaaattttcttcttttccttagctataaaaattcaatttctaGTTTGGATTACATGCCTTTGGTTTTCTATCTCTTGTTATATAAGGCTGAGTCGCTGTTCGTTGGATGGACCTACAttgaaaacataaattgaaaagacAAGTAATAAAAACTGTCATATTTAGACAAATCAAATTAATTTTTGTGTGGACAATTTGTGATTGAACCAAGTATTAGAATATTTTCTCTGCTTTGCCCTGTATTATTATCGATTCTTCTTTTAATGGCATTCTTCTCCCTATGGTTTTAAAATTTCAGATATTATTATACACCTGCACACCATTTGCTGCTCTCTTTAATTTTCAGCCTATACATGAGCTGATGCTATCTATCATCTAACGTTACCCAACCACATCTTTTTTGAACTTTTTACATTTATTCTACATATATTCAAAACCAAACAATACATTTATTGCATGTTCCTTTtcttaaatatcattttatttaatgTCATAAGACATTACTCTATTCTTTTTTCTTTGTGATCAAAATTATTAAACAAAAAATGTGATGCTTGTTTTATGTATaaagtaatttttatttaatatattaagaGCCAATATATTCATTTTCAGCTATATGTCTCATTCAATAAAGTAGCATACTTTCTTTCGAATGTAATTTTAATGTGTAGGGACCCTCTCGAAAAATTTGATAAACTTCAGAAACCATTATGATATTATACCATTTATAATTTTGGAGTAAAGGAATCTGCCTTTCTAAATCTCCATTAAGCTTCTTTGCTTTTTATTTTTTGCCCCATGCCTCAATTGCAAGACAGCTATTTAATTCCAACCTTATAAAATtgtcttttcaaaaaaaaaaataataataatctctCAATCTAGCAAAATCTTATATTTGATTATGAAAGTAGAATGTTGTCTTACATAAGCTAAATTTAGAGTTGTTTGTGATTTTATACACAACTAAATAATTAATATCTTATCTTATTGAGTTTATAGATTACAAATGTTGTAGGAATCTATCCTTTGAGATTGTTTGATTCTAGTTTTTGACAAATTGCTCAAAGTTGATGGGATAAAACAAGTGAATTTGATGGTGTTCGGAAACAAGCTTCGATGTTTAGCGAGTTCAAAATTTGTTGGCAAATTAAATAACTCAATGGGTAAATATCCATGGAAGTTATTGTCCCTAAGTAGGGTTGGACTTCGATGTGTCTGCGAGACTCATTTTTAACTAATTCAAAGCAGTGGCAGTAATACCGATTAAATTACAACTAGAAATAAAAATAGATCAGTTGGTTGCCAAGAGGTTTCGAGGGTCATGCTTGTTCCCTATCAACCCAAGTACTACTAAGTCAGTACCCCTCTAAATGGGGAGAACTTTGTTGATCTTTCATTGGTTTAAAAGTCCAAATACCAATTGTAAGGCATCAAAACAACAAAGACAAGTTTTGGGGACCAGCTGAAGAAAGTGAGTGACATGGTTTGATTTAGAGTCTCATGATTGCAACATGTTTGATCGTGATCCTCAACTTTGATTGAAACTATTTTGTAATGTCTAACAAAATAAATACCAAGATGAAAAGGCATTTTTttctataaaatttaaatttctagTTTTGAAGACATGCCTTTGGTTCTCATCTCTTACTTGTTCTGCACGGCTAAGTCGCAGTTGCTTCGATGGACCTATGTTGGAAACATGAATTGAAAAGAATGCCAACAAGTAGTAGAAACTTTGTCATCTTCAGATAGATCAAATTAAGCTTTGTGTGGACCATTCGTGATTGAAGCCAGTTCTGCCTTGGATTATTATagatcaaataattattttagcaATCCTGAATTATAAtcttcattaattttttttttttttttgagtttatcACCTGATAAACTCCCTTCGATTTCACCAATATATAAGAAGCATGTTATAATAatgttatttcaaaattttatattcaaattaaatattttgatttattagaaattaattttatattagaaaGGCGAAAATTTAGCACTCTTGCAAATAAAAGATGGTAGCTCGCTATTCTTTAATAAAAGAACACTTCTTAAAGCATAGATTTGTTTGCATTAAATCTCTTTTGTGGTGTGCAAAAAAGGCATGATTTTCCAACAAGACAACGTCTTTGTAATTTGTAGTAATGCATGGATTGAATACCAACAAGGAATCTTCGGTCCTCTTTCTTTCTGTCTCTGTCTTCCTCTCATTTTTTTTAGGCGTGCCATTTTGGTGTATTTTTTGTTTGGATGTGTTTTGCTTGGTGTTGATCTGATTTGTTCTATTCCTGTGATGTTAATCTTATGAGTAAGATTGGGCGTCAACCACAATACACGGTACAGAATGAAAGCCAAAAAAATGCAAGACTCAGAGCTTTggaaacatgaattaaaaaaataaaaaaaagtaatttgGAAATTTGTCACTTCTTTTAAGACTGCATGTCTCCACCATTATTCACAATTCAACAAATATTAATTCCTTTTTCTTTGTGATAAAATTTATTAACAACAAATGTcatgctttttatttatttatgtataaagtaattttatttaatatatccaCAACCAATTCATTAATTTACAGCTATATGTCGCATTCAataatagtaattttataaataaaatataaattaactcGTTAGTAACCTTAAAATAGATTAATATAGAGTTAGtcttattttaatcattttaaaaacaTTGTTAATTTAATCACTgtggttaataaaattaaataaaatgatcaCTACTGTTAAATTCATTTCTTTCCCATtaaatctttttaatttttatttcctttttccttatttatcttttttttttctctccaacCACTGCCTCTTCCAACCATCTCTTCAACCACATTGCCTTCCACCAATAAACTCAAACCTAAACGAACTCCATTACCATCACTCATTCTAAATCTAACTCTCCAAAACCTTCCATTCATCAACCATCACCTCCATCAAGTCCACCATCTTTCATCATCACCGCCTACCACACTACCTAAGCCCCCATTTAGGTTGTGTTTAGCAATTATGTGGAGAAGcacttttagaaaaaaaaatttatgctAAATAAGTAATTTTTAGCTAAAAAATTTTACTTTTCAAATGTATTTTTGACCGATCGGAGAAgctaaagtttttatttttattttttttaaaagcacttttaagtgcttaattacttttCATCTCTAATCTCTTCTccctttattttaaatatttaaatatttaaaatataatttatatcttctacttaaattttataaataattataaaaatatttaaaatttatatttcatatattaaaatattaactgtAGAAGCCCATTCCTGGCCGCCCCACTGAACCAAAAATAAAACCTAAAACTACCCAAACCCTAAGCAGACCTAAACCCACTAGGCCCAAAACAATGTAGTCCAAACCATAATAAAACAAACAGCAAAAATTTCAAACCCTAGGTGCGGCTTCTGACTCCAACCGCCCCAGTCACATCGTCAGTGCAAGTGGCACCTGCCTCCACCGCCGTTCACCTgcaaaattaaaggaagaaaggaCAGCGTgcataaaaatatttgaaatcttGTAAAAAATGGGCTATATAAGCCACAAAAGAATCGGGTGTAAAagggttcttttcttttctttctttttcgaaaTACAAAAGGAGAATAGCAACAGAAAGCAGATTCAAACATTAACTCAAAAATCATAGCAAGATATCTCAACGACCGAATCAAAGGTCTATTtacttttctttttattcttattttttttccGAATTTGtttgtatataaaaaaaatattttttttacctttttctgATTTTTGGCCACCGTGTAAGGTGGCCGGCGCGGCGAATCCTACGACGAGCGATGATCGGACTTTTGGCCGAAGCCCTCGCCGACATAATGGCCTCTGCAGAGGAAAGTGAGAGGGgaagagaattttttttttttaaaacagaggaagaatgaaaatttttaaaaaaatcggaTTTAAATAGCCCctcaaaacgacaccgttttggtcGGCCTTCTTAAtgccaaaacgatgtcgttttaagCCTAGGACCCGCGCCttgacccgacccgctccaaggatccgcgtgtttttggttTCTGGGATATTTGTGCGCGCAGTCCTTCCTCTTTTTTATTAATTCACAATTAAATTccttttaattactaattttggCCCAGAAGATTACTTcggatttcaatttagtcccccttgAAACGGGCGTTTTAGAGTGCCCTCCATGTTTTTTTGAGATTTTAAATCAGTCCCTTTCTTCTTTGTTTAATTTCAAATTGGCCcctaacttttactttaatttcaatttagctccttttttgttattttcaatattgtaattaaattaattaaattaatatattattgttatctcttatcattattattattattattattattattattattattattttgttaatattactattataattatattttattttgtgtttatttACTTACTGTTTTGttattaattcattaatttattattattaacatattattattcttaatgtattatcattactattattttatttttattactattatcatttttaattattgttattattattatttgttatttaatatattattattgtatttttattactactattacggttattattattattattatcttattttattgctATTATCATTTTTGTAATTACTATTACTATTGTATTatgactattattattattttttatctatGTTTATTTTCCTATCATTCATCtatttatatttcttatgtatttatattttcattattattatattttaggtaTTATATCTAGATTTATGTTTAGgtattaatatcattattttaCTATTCTTATTTTATCgtgctattattattatcactattattactattagcactatttttattactattatttaatatattattttattactatcattactattattattatattgttattattactattatattattgtATTATCTTTACCTATTACTCTTTAAATtatctcatttttatttttattccttaTTCATTGCATATTATTCATTTATATATCTTTTACATCATTTCAAACTTAAAGATTTTATTCCTTGCGTTATTaccattaatattattatcattactatcATTTCTTAAATAGTTCtgcttaatatttatttatttattactagttttttttaatttcgacTATTTTTAGctcatttattatttccttttcttATTATTCGTTTGATGCATATATTTTACCTTTATTTTTATCGTTATCATTCACATTCGtgtttatgcttattttattatggctatcaatttttatttgttatgcattctttattatctcgtttCATTACGATTTTAGATTTTATCCAACCCAATATCAATTCTTCCATAAAGGTAATATttcgtatttggaaattcgagaaaatcgtgccctaacttactgggtttcgatttttctcatttaatctaaatagcggaatattcttttaaaaatcgcaatacgagttttaaaaaatgcttattctcggagatacgagatgtggtgccctaacttaccgggtatggcattttgttacctcaaaataagatttttcgcaagtaaaggcaatattcggtgtttgaaaattcgaggaaacgagcc
This is a stretch of genomic DNA from Gossypium arboreum isolate Shixiya-1 chromosome 11, ASM2569848v2, whole genome shotgun sequence. It encodes these proteins:
- the LOC108472308 gene encoding leucine-rich repeat receptor-like serine/threonine-protein kinase RGI4, with product MMRLTPISNLMAKPSFLPPFMFGLLFATFEVILSAKYSSFTVDQSALLALKSHITHDPHNFLATNWSTSTSVCNWIGVTCGSRPHRVTALNLSSMDLTGTISSQLGNLSFLAWLDIHQNSFHGSLPIELTNLRQMKYLDFGNNSFNGEIPSWFGCLTKLQRLSLYLNNFIGVIPSTLGNLSKLERLTLAGNQISGRIPNSLFKCKELKFLSLYKNSLEGSIPTDIGNLTLLDSLYLGDNHLKGHLPSGVFDNLSKLQVLSLESNQISGKIPNSLFKCKELRVLLLVNSSLEGSLPLEIGNLSMLQYLYLGANNLIGKIPSTIGNLTTLEVLHLSNNSLSGEIPLVIGNLTSLVRISLDNNNLTGEIPPVIENLSSLEHFFLIITN